A stretch of the Sulfurimonas sp. HSL-1656 genome encodes the following:
- a CDS encoding YkgJ family cysteine cluster protein, with amino-acid sequence MIKEDGYPYAFDPSACAGCGGRCCTGESGNIFVSPDEIRALAGALSMEEADFRRTYLEKRGYKFSLKEKIVGMSHDCIFFDRETNGCGVYTARPLQCRTFPFWEYYKTRVDELKRECPGIVDV; translated from the coding sequence ATGATAAAAGAAGACGGCTACCCCTACGCGTTCGACCCTTCCGCCTGCGCCGGGTGCGGCGGGCGCTGCTGCACCGGCGAAAGCGGCAATATCTTCGTCTCCCCCGACGAGATCCGGGCACTGGCGGGTGCGCTGTCGATGGAGGAGGCGGACTTCCGCCGCACCTACCTTGAAAAACGGGGCTACAAGTTCTCGCTCAAAGAGAAGATCGTCGGCATGTCGCACGACTGCATCTTTTTCGACCGTGAAACGAACGGCTGCGGCGTCTACACGGCCCGTCCCCTCCAGTGCCGTACCTTCCCCTTCTGGGAGTATTACAAGACCCGCGTCGATGAGCTCAAGCGGGAGTGCCCGGGGATCGTCGATGTTTAA
- a CDS encoding methyltransferase yields MLLYQPQEGYCYNSDSIFLYDFISSFAPRGRMLDVGAGCGVVGLLVARDNPKVRLEAVEKQDAFVQYASKNAEVNGIGYRVHHTDFLTFNDPEGFEYIVSNPPFYHEGASRSENEMVHTARYNLHLPIDAFISHAAKLLRPQGHLMLCYDPQQFAHLCAACERAKLRVVDVQFVHSKPDRNATLVMLHARKNSRSLMRVRPPIFAFDEDEFSAKSLQVYRDARTHSIKCTL; encoded by the coding sequence ATGCTGCTTTACCAGCCGCAGGAGGGGTACTGCTACAACAGTGACTCGATTTTCCTCTACGACTTCATCTCCTCTTTCGCACCGCGGGGCCGCATGCTCGACGTGGGGGCCGGCTGCGGCGTCGTTGGGCTGCTGGTAGCCCGCGACAACCCGAAAGTGCGGCTCGAGGCGGTGGAGAAGCAGGACGCTTTCGTGCAGTACGCCTCGAAGAACGCGGAAGTGAACGGGATCGGCTACCGGGTTCACCACACGGATTTTCTCACGTTTAACGACCCCGAAGGGTTCGAGTACATCGTCTCCAATCCCCCCTTCTACCACGAGGGGGCCTCGCGCTCGGAGAATGAGATGGTGCACACGGCGCGCTACAACCTGCACCTTCCCATAGATGCGTTCATCTCCCATGCCGCGAAGCTCCTGCGGCCGCAGGGGCACCTGATGCTCTGTTACGACCCCCAGCAGTTCGCCCACCTCTGCGCCGCCTGCGAACGCGCCAAATTAAGAGTGGTTGATGTACAATTCGTTCATTCGAAACCGGATCGCAACGCGACCCTGGTGATGCTGCACGCCCGGAAAAACTCCCGTTCGCTCATGCGCGTCCGGCCGCCGATTTTCGCCTTTGACGAAGATGAGTTTTCCGCCAAGAGCCTGCAGGTCTACCGCGATGCAAGGACGCACAGTATAAAATGCACCCTATGA
- the kdsB gene encoding 3-deoxy-manno-octulosonate cytidylyltransferase, translating into MIIIPARLASTRFPQKVLADIGGLPMVVRTARQVAHLDNVVVAADDESIIEVCKAHGVKAMLTSTTHKSGTDRINECAQLLDIPDDELVINIQADEPFIEPEVLTLLIDRLGALKAEGRPFVMGSCYNAVNAEAADDPNLVKVVVNAKHDAIYFSRSKIPYNRGGGATYFGHIGIYGFTKKSLHDFCALDDAPIEDIEKLEQLRAIHHGLPISMVKVASTGFGIDTPEDLARAKEIFGVQ; encoded by the coding sequence ATGATCATCATCCCCGCCCGTCTGGCTTCGACCCGCTTCCCGCAAAAAGTCCTGGCGGATATCGGCGGCCTGCCGATGGTCGTCCGCACGGCGCGGCAGGTCGCGCACCTCGACAACGTCGTCGTCGCCGCCGATGACGAAAGCATCATCGAGGTCTGCAAGGCCCACGGCGTGAAGGCGATGCTTACCTCGACAACGCACAAAAGCGGCACCGACCGCATCAACGAGTGCGCCCAGCTGCTCGACATCCCCGACGACGAACTCGTCATCAACATCCAGGCCGACGAGCCCTTTATCGAGCCGGAGGTCCTGACCCTGCTGATCGACCGCCTTGGTGCCCTCAAAGCGGAAGGGCGCCCTTTTGTCATGGGCAGCTGCTACAATGCCGTCAACGCGGAAGCCGCCGACGACCCGAATCTCGTCAAGGTCGTCGTGAACGCGAAGCATGACGCCATCTACTTCTCCCGCTCCAAGATCCCCTACAACCGCGGCGGCGGGGCGACCTACTTCGGCCATATCGGCATCTACGGCTTTACCAAGAAGAGCCTGCACGATTTCTGCGCCCTCGACGACGCCCCGATCGAGGACATCGAAAAGCTCGAACAGCTTCGCGCGATTCACCACGGGCTGCCCATCAGCATGGTCAAAGTCGCCAGCACTGGTTTCGGCATCGACACGCCGGAGGACCTGGCACGGGCCAAAGAGATCTTCGGAGTCCAGTAA
- the rpsO gene encoding 30S ribosomal protein S15 has translation MALDAAKKQEIVKKFGRNENDTGSSEVQIALLSTRIAELTEHLKTFKKDHASRLGLLKLVGQRRRLMRYFKRTNRPAYDKLVADLGIRDNI, from the coding sequence ATGGCTTTGGATGCGGCGAAAAAACAAGAGATTGTTAAAAAATTCGGACGTAACGAAAACGACACTGGTTCTTCAGAAGTGCAGATCGCACTGCTCAGCACACGTATTGCTGAACTGACTGAACACCTCAAAACTTTCAAGAAAGACCACGCGTCACGCCTCGGTCTGCTCAAACTCGTCGGTCAGCGCCGCCGTCTGATGCGTTACTTCAAACGCACAAACCGCCCTGCATACGACAAACTTGTTGCCGATCTCGGTATCCGCGACAACATCTAA
- a CDS encoding Rrf2 family transcriptional regulator, whose protein sequence is MLITRASEYALLSLIVLAKAEKPLDADTLSRDLDISKSFLAKILQSMARNGILNSFKGANGGFALAKDMHDITIRDITCAAEGKNPSVFDCSKSQKDCPSDKASTCQIWPVVNRLQGKIDTFLEGLTLADLIEQ, encoded by the coding sequence ATGCTCATTACCCGTGCCAGCGAATACGCCCTGCTCTCGCTCATCGTCCTGGCCAAGGCCGAGAAGCCCCTCGACGCCGACACCCTCTCCCGGGATCTCGACATCTCCAAGAGTTTTCTCGCGAAGATCCTGCAGTCGATGGCACGCAACGGCATCCTCAACTCTTTCAAGGGCGCCAACGGCGGATTTGCCCTAGCGAAGGACATGCACGACATCACCATCAGGGACATCACCTGCGCCGCCGAGGGGAAGAACCCCTCCGTCTTCGACTGTTCCAAATCCCAGAAAGACTGCCCCTCCGACAAGGCATCCACCTGTCAGATCTGGCCCGTCGTCAACCGGCTTCAGGGCAAGATCGACACTTTCCTGGAGGGATTGACCCTCGCCGACCTGATCGAACAGTAA
- a CDS encoding phosphoesterase — translation MTIYHLSHIDLDGYSCQLVMQHTPHTMHFYNANYGEEVPERLRQIVEALEHEREAMILVTDLNLTPDESRWLDGEVKRFNETGKKITLQLLDHHGSGKESAARYGWYLLDTDRSATKITYEFAKEQGWLQEEPAWMEAYVAVVNAVDLWLQHEAENFEYGKVLMRLVSETRELGRTLFAEQDRTYKLRLLTEAAAMIDLPDAPIVLDEKIHLMKKGFFREEENNTLDNLVTKYIVSLMGEKRKEMTIYYKGYRGFLSYAVGNTSIIGNGFLVAYPEYDFIVDISPRGTMSLRANNQVDVSLIAKEWAGGGGHPNASGGRIQGFKEQFRYDKVKAQIESLIAKRESVSGKLPQKSE, via the coding sequence GTGACCATTTACCACCTCTCCCATATCGACCTCGACGGCTACAGCTGCCAGCTTGTCATGCAGCATACGCCCCATACCATGCATTTTTACAACGCCAACTACGGCGAAGAGGTCCCCGAACGCCTGCGCCAGATCGTCGAGGCGCTTGAACACGAACGCGAAGCGATGATCCTCGTCACCGACCTGAACCTGACCCCCGACGAGTCCCGCTGGCTCGACGGCGAAGTGAAACGCTTCAACGAAACGGGTAAAAAGATCACCCTGCAGCTGCTCGACCACCACGGCAGCGGCAAGGAGAGCGCAGCACGCTACGGCTGGTACCTGCTCGATACCGACCGCAGCGCCACGAAGATCACCTATGAATTCGCCAAAGAACAGGGGTGGCTGCAGGAGGAGCCCGCGTGGATGGAGGCCTATGTCGCCGTTGTCAACGCCGTCGACCTCTGGCTGCAGCATGAAGCGGAGAACTTCGAATACGGAAAGGTCCTCATGCGCCTCGTGAGCGAGACCCGCGAACTGGGCCGGACCCTCTTTGCGGAGCAGGACCGCACCTACAAGCTGCGCCTGCTCACCGAAGCCGCGGCGATGATCGATCTTCCCGACGCCCCGATCGTGCTCGATGAGAAGATCCACCTGATGAAAAAGGGGTTTTTCCGCGAAGAGGAGAACAATACCCTCGACAACCTCGTCACGAAGTACATCGTCTCCCTCATGGGAGAGAAACGCAAGGAGATGACGATCTACTACAAAGGGTACCGCGGCTTTTTAAGCTATGCCGTCGGCAACACTTCCATCATCGGCAACGGCTTTCTCGTCGCCTACCCCGAGTATGATTTCATTGTCGACATCAGCCCCCGCGGGACGATGAGCCTGCGTGCCAACAACCAGGTCGACGTCTCCCTTATCGCCAAAGAGTGGGCGGGCGGCGGCGGACACCCCAACGCCTCCGGCGGCCGGATCCAGGGCTTCAAAGAGCAGTTCCGCTACGACAAGGTCAAAGCGCAGATCGAATCACTGATCGCCAAGCGCGAATCCGTCTCCGGGAAACTGCCGCAGAAAAGCGAATAG
- a CDS encoding N-acetylmuramoyl-L-alanine amidase, whose amino-acid sequence MTLKRLCLITTAAVLLGTSLNAMTVSEAEAALHSNKQSEIFQAYDTFKAAYMDATMEGDTAKKRRALEGIVASGSALHIDVSDYSRKLKTLPAPEPKTVPAPAAAPEPEAETPKVKAPSIKGQNRLEEVEWDSGNLVFHFEKPLSNRDVNFFKLKKSGKHGYRYVLDIHAVLDKSHTLTHRELKRISLTQYKPQTIRLVLESSKALPVRFAKVEKTLTVRAGLSGVTSPKHVPVASPGQARNKERVIVIDPGHGGKDGGAVGHNRYKEKEIVLSLAAKTASRLRERGYTVYMTRSNDKFIKLRNRTGYANKKKADLFISLHANAVPKSKARKAYGIETYFLSPSRSKRATNAAALENKAEVEDMDFYGKSTFLNVLNSEKIVASHKLAIDLQSSVLSSLRARYKEVKDAGVREGPFWVLVGAQMPAVLVEIGFITHPKEAVRIHSNTYQDYFARGLAEGVERYFAKNR is encoded by the coding sequence ATGACGCTGAAGCGGCTCTGCCTGATCACCACCGCTGCCGTACTGCTTGGTACGTCCCTCAACGCGATGACCGTCTCCGAGGCGGAAGCCGCGCTCCACTCTAACAAACAGTCCGAAATCTTCCAGGCGTACGATACCTTTAAAGCGGCCTATATGGACGCAACGATGGAAGGCGATACGGCGAAGAAACGCCGTGCGCTCGAGGGGATCGTTGCCAGCGGCAGCGCGCTGCATATCGACGTCAGCGACTACAGCAGAAAACTCAAAACCCTGCCCGCGCCCGAACCCAAAACCGTGCCGGCTCCGGCGGCAGCACCGGAGCCGGAAGCTGAAACACCAAAGGTGAAAGCACCGAGCATAAAGGGGCAGAACCGTCTGGAAGAGGTCGAATGGGACAGCGGCAATCTCGTGTTCCATTTTGAGAAACCGCTCTCGAACAGGGATGTCAACTTCTTCAAGCTGAAAAAAAGCGGCAAGCACGGCTACCGCTACGTCCTGGACATTCACGCCGTTCTGGATAAGTCCCATACACTGACCCACCGCGAGCTCAAGCGCATCAGCCTGACCCAGTACAAACCGCAGACCATCCGCCTGGTTCTGGAAAGTTCCAAGGCGCTGCCGGTGCGCTTTGCAAAAGTGGAAAAGACACTGACGGTACGTGCCGGGCTCTCCGGGGTGACGTCGCCCAAGCACGTGCCGGTGGCAAGCCCGGGCCAGGCCCGCAACAAAGAGCGGGTAATCGTCATCGACCCGGGCCACGGGGGCAAGGACGGCGGGGCCGTCGGGCACAACCGTTACAAGGAGAAGGAGATCGTCCTCTCCCTGGCGGCGAAGACGGCCTCACGTTTGCGCGAACGCGGCTACACCGTCTACATGACCCGCAGCAACGACAAGTTCATCAAGCTGCGCAACCGTACGGGCTACGCCAACAAGAAGAAAGCGGACCTTTTCATCTCCCTGCATGCCAACGCCGTGCCCAAAAGCAAGGCGCGCAAGGCGTACGGCATCGAGACCTACTTTCTCTCCCCGTCGCGTTCCAAGCGGGCAACGAATGCCGCGGCCCTGGAGAACAAGGCGGAAGTCGAGGATATGGATTTTTACGGCAAGAGCACCTTTTTGAACGTCCTCAACTCCGAAAAGATCGTCGCGTCACACAAACTGGCAATAGACCTGCAATCCAGCGTACTCTCGTCGCTGCGGGCCCGTTACAAAGAGGTAAAGGATGCCGGGGTGCGTGAGGGGCCGTTCTGGGTTCTGGTCGGCGCGCAGATGCCGGCGGTCCTCGTCGAAATAGGCTTTATTACCCACCCCAAAGAGGCGGTGCGTATTCACAGCAATACGTATCAGGATTATTTTGCCAGGGGCCTGGCAGAGGGTGTGGAGCGCTATTTCGCGAAAAACCGCTAG
- a CDS encoding nitronate monooxygenase: MSFKPLKIGKYTLEKPIVQGGMGVGISWDRLAGTVSKEGGLGVISAVGTGYYEQKEHAHKLVAGRPLDVENFYSKEGLTAIIDNARKICGDAPLAANILYAINDYGRVVRDACEAGIDIIITGAGLPTNMPEFTEGYPDVALVPIVSSPKALKIICKRWEKRYNRLPDAVILEGPKSGGHQGFTYEQCSMEEHQLENLVKPVVEEAATWGDIPVIAAGGIWDKKDIEEMMELGAKGVQMGTRFIGTYECDAHPNFKKVLLEAKEEDIHLMKSPVGYPARGVRTNLSSLIETRTGPAIKCISNCVAPCERGVEAKAVGFCIADRLSDAYEGNTELGLFFSGTNGYRINELISVADLMKKLTEGE, from the coding sequence ATGAGTTTCAAACCGCTGAAAATCGGTAAATATACGCTTGAAAAACCGATCGTTCAGGGCGGGATGGGCGTCGGCATCAGCTGGGACCGTCTGGCCGGAACCGTCTCCAAAGAGGGCGGACTCGGTGTCATCAGCGCCGTCGGCACCGGCTACTACGAGCAGAAAGAGCATGCGCACAAACTGGTGGCCGGCCGCCCGCTGGACGTGGAGAACTTCTACTCCAAAGAGGGGCTGACCGCCATCATCGACAACGCGCGCAAGATCTGCGGCGATGCACCGCTCGCGGCCAATATTCTCTACGCCATCAACGACTACGGCCGTGTCGTCCGTGATGCCTGCGAAGCGGGAATCGACATCATCATCACCGGGGCGGGACTGCCGACGAACATGCCGGAGTTCACCGAAGGGTACCCCGATGTGGCCCTGGTACCGATCGTCTCTTCGCCCAAAGCGCTCAAGATCATCTGTAAACGCTGGGAAAAGCGCTACAACCGTCTCCCTGACGCTGTCATCCTCGAAGGTCCCAAAAGCGGCGGCCACCAGGGCTTTACCTATGAGCAGTGTTCCATGGAGGAGCACCAGCTCGAGAACCTCGTCAAGCCCGTTGTCGAAGAGGCCGCGACCTGGGGCGATATCCCGGTCATTGCCGCCGGGGGCATCTGGGACAAGAAGGACATCGAGGAGATGATGGAACTGGGTGCCAAAGGGGTACAGATGGGTACCCGTTTCATCGGTACGTACGAATGCGACGCCCACCCGAACTTCAAAAAGGTTCTGCTCGAAGCCAAAGAAGAGGATATCCACCTCATGAAATCCCCGGTCGGCTACCCGGCCAGAGGGGTGCGTACCAACCTGAGCAGCCTGATCGAGACGCGCACCGGACCTGCGATCAAGTGTATCTCGAACTGCGTCGCCCCCTGCGAACGCGGGGTCGAGGCGAAAGCGGTCGGCTTCTGTATCGCCGACCGCCTCAGCGATGCCTACGAGGGGAATACCGAGCTCGGCCTCTTCTTCTCCGGCACGAACGGCTACCGGATCAACGAGCTCATCAGCGTGGCCGACCTGATGAAGAAGCTGACCGAAGGCGAATAG
- the tyrS gene encoding tyrosine--tRNA ligase, with amino-acid sequence MTVTEALAEIRRGTAEIIDEARIEALVKGALDEGKTFSVKAGFDPTAPDLHLGHTVLLNKLAAFQRIGGRVQFIIGDFTAQIGDPTGKSETRKKLLPEQIAENAKSYKEQVFKILDPEKTDVLFNADWINPIGAAGMLELTTLMNVARMLERDDFEKRYKSGTPISISEFIYPLLQGFDSVHLDSDIEIGGTDQKFNLLMGRHLQRAYEKGKEQAVLMMPILEGLDGVQKMSKSLNNYIGVAEAPGEMFGKVLSISDELMWRYYELLSHKSLAEIAQLKADVESGAAHPKKVKEALAMEIVERFHSATDADAAKAEFERVHAKSELPSDMPEFELDGPVWIAKALQDCGLEASTSQARRDLKQGAVKMDQEKVDDEQLQLEAGEYILQVGKRKFARVKVK; translated from the coding sequence ATGACAGTAACAGAAGCATTGGCTGAGATCCGCCGCGGTACGGCGGAGATCATCGACGAAGCGCGTATCGAGGCGCTGGTAAAAGGGGCCCTCGACGAGGGGAAAACCTTCAGCGTAAAAGCCGGGTTCGACCCGACGGCGCCGGACCTGCACCTGGGCCATACGGTCCTGCTCAACAAGCTGGCCGCTTTCCAGCGCATCGGCGGACGCGTCCAGTTCATCATCGGTGACTTCACGGCGCAGATTGGCGACCCGACCGGCAAAAGCGAGACGCGCAAGAAGCTGCTCCCCGAGCAGATCGCGGAAAATGCCAAAAGTTACAAAGAACAGGTCTTCAAGATCCTCGATCCGGAAAAAACGGACGTCCTCTTCAACGCCGACTGGATCAACCCTATCGGCGCGGCGGGGATGCTGGAGCTCACGACCCTGATGAACGTCGCACGGATGCTCGAGCGTGATGATTTCGAGAAGCGCTACAAAAGCGGCACGCCCATTTCCATCAGCGAGTTTATCTACCCGCTGCTCCAGGGCTTTGACAGTGTCCACCTCGACAGCGACATCGAGATCGGGGGGACGGACCAGAAGTTCAACCTTCTGATGGGACGCCACCTGCAGCGCGCCTACGAGAAGGGCAAGGAACAGGCGGTATTGATGATGCCGATCCTCGAGGGCCTCGACGGCGTCCAGAAGATGAGCAAGAGCCTCAACAACTATATCGGCGTCGCCGAAGCTCCGGGGGAGATGTTCGGGAAGGTGCTCAGTATCTCGGACGAGCTGATGTGGCGCTACTACGAGCTGCTCAGCCACAAGAGCCTTGCCGAGATCGCCCAGCTCAAAGCCGATGTCGAGAGCGGCGCGGCCCACCCGAAAAAGGTCAAGGAAGCGCTGGCGATGGAGATCGTCGAGCGTTTCCACAGCGCAACGGATGCTGATGCGGCGAAGGCGGAGTTCGAGCGGGTCCACGCCAAGAGCGAACTGCCGAGCGACATGCCCGAATTCGAGCTTGACGGCCCGGTCTGGATCGCCAAAGCCTTGCAGGATTGCGGCCTTGAGGCATCTACATCGCAGGCCCGGCGCGACCTTAAGCAAGGAGCCGTTAAAATGGATCAAGAAAAAGTGGATGACGAACAGCTTCAGCTGGAAGCGGGCGAGTACATTCTTCAGGTAGGCAAACGCAAATTTGCCCGCGTAAAGGTGAAATAG
- a CDS encoding RelA/SpoT family protein, whose protein sequence is MANNFDINQIRSIRDIESATALLHENIAFDELIEDALLFSKDAHAHQTRKSGEPYVVHPILVSALVASITGDRAMVIAALLHDVVEDTPNTIEAVEMRYGSDVAHLVHGLTKIDLIRDKELIPSHSDEKLVVSALTFRKMLLASIKDIRVLVVKLCDRLHNMLTLDALPEAKQRRIAEETLVVYAPIAHRLGISYIKNFLEDLSFTYVFADEKKRIDDYLKANYHDIELRLNGFRQKIAKLMERHGIMPGSYEILSRIKHDYSIYLKMQRKGISIDEVLDLLAIRVLVNDPTQCYSVLGLVHLHFQPLTSRFKDYIAIPKENGYQTLHTTVFDDTSIIEVQIRTFEMHKTAELGVAAHWKYKSGGNNINLDWLQNLQYQEESIEDFYELAKTDLYSEDISVFSPKGKPYTLPRGATALDFAYAVHTEIGDRAESCLVNKESKSLLAELHNGDIVRIMTSEEKQLRCSWMDAVKTSRAKQHIRINCRHRIRDIDSKSGLLIMRGVMQLNVTRIREWLREHNRLQNAWMIARDVDYLREVLHHYLKALRSHKKFGAFLATHRFKLKLYRFGSIELFSNHTISDVVFDFCCHPKAGDEIVGFVSNGKAHIHHKMCQHAATLIEDEEPMLFVRWKQESIFHYHMIVSMHNAKGALADFLTFLAKLGAEIVSIELGKERQEHQQLCELEFQSSEADINRLRAKIEQKIHIIQFIRTDDAYRSV, encoded by the coding sequence ATGGCAAACAATTTTGATATCAACCAGATCCGTTCCATTCGGGATATTGAAAGTGCGACGGCGCTGCTGCACGAAAACATCGCCTTTGACGAACTGATCGAAGATGCGCTGCTTTTTTCCAAAGACGCCCATGCGCACCAGACACGCAAGAGCGGCGAACCCTATGTCGTCCACCCCATCCTTGTTTCCGCGCTGGTAGCCTCCATTACCGGGGACCGCGCCATGGTCATCGCGGCGCTGCTTCATGATGTCGTCGAGGATACGCCCAACACCATCGAAGCGGTGGAGATGCGCTACGGCTCCGACGTCGCCCACCTGGTGCACGGTCTCACGAAGATCGACCTGATCCGGGACAAGGAGCTCATCCCTTCGCATTCGGATGAAAAGCTCGTCGTCTCCGCGCTGACGTTCCGCAAAATGCTGCTCGCCTCCATCAAGGACATCCGCGTCCTGGTCGTCAAGCTCTGCGACCGGCTGCACAACATGCTGACCCTCGATGCGTTGCCGGAGGCCAAGCAGCGCCGCATCGCCGAGGAGACCCTGGTCGTCTACGCCCCTATTGCCCACCGCCTCGGTATCTCCTACATCAAGAACTTCCTGGAAGACCTGAGCTTTACCTATGTCTTCGCCGACGAGAAGAAACGGATCGACGACTACCTGAAGGCGAACTACCACGATATCGAGCTGCGCCTCAACGGCTTCCGCCAGAAGATCGCGAAGCTGATGGAGCGCCACGGCATCATGCCCGGCAGCTACGAGATCCTCAGCCGGATCAAACACGACTACTCCATCTACCTCAAAATGCAGCGCAAGGGAATCAGCATCGACGAGGTGCTGGACCTGCTGGCGATCAGGGTGCTCGTGAACGACCCGACCCAGTGCTACAGCGTGCTCGGGCTCGTGCACCTGCATTTCCAGCCGCTCACGTCGCGGTTCAAGGACTACATCGCCATCCCGAAAGAGAACGGCTACCAGACCCTGCACACGACGGTGTTCGACGACACCTCCATTATCGAGGTGCAGATCCGTACCTTCGAGATGCACAAGACGGCGGAACTGGGGGTCGCAGCCCACTGGAAGTACAAGAGCGGCGGCAACAACATCAACCTCGACTGGCTGCAGAACCTGCAGTATCAGGAGGAGTCGATCGAGGACTTCTACGAGCTGGCGAAGACCGACCTCTACAGCGAGGATATCAGCGTTTTCTCCCCCAAGGGAAAACCCTACACCCTCCCGCGCGGTGCCACGGCGCTCGACTTCGCCTACGCCGTCCATACAGAGATCGGGGACCGGGCGGAATCGTGCCTCGTAAACAAGGAGAGCAAGAGCCTGCTGGCGGAGCTGCATAACGGCGACATCGTCCGGATCATGACCTCCGAGGAGAAGCAGCTGCGCTGCAGCTGGATGGATGCCGTCAAGACCTCCCGGGCGAAACAGCATATCCGCATCAACTGCCGTCACCGCATCCGCGATATCGACAGCAAGAGCGGCCTGTTGATCATGCGCGGCGTCATGCAGCTCAACGTTACCCGCATCCGGGAGTGGCTGCGCGAACACAACCGGCTGCAGAACGCCTGGATGATTGCCCGGGACGTCGACTACCTCAGAGAGGTGCTGCACCACTACCTCAAGGCGCTGCGTTCGCACAAGAAGTTCGGTGCCTTCCTGGCGACACACCGTTTCAAGCTCAAGCTCTACCGTTTCGGTTCGATCGAGCTCTTCTCGAACCACACGATCTCGGACGTCGTTTTCGATTTCTGCTGCCACCCCAAGGCCGGGGACGAGATCGTCGGATTTGTGAGTAACGGCAAGGCGCACATCCACCACAAGATGTGCCAGCACGCCGCAACGCTGATCGAGGATGAGGAGCCGATGCTCTTCGTGCGCTGGAAGCAGGAGAGCATCTTCCACTACCACATGATTGTCAGCATGCACAACGCCAAGGGGGCACTGGCGGATTTCCTCACCTTCCTGGCGAAGCTGGGGGCGGAGATTGTCAGCATCGAGCTGGGCAAGGAACGCCAGGAACACCAGCAGCTGTGCGAGCTGGAGTTCCAGAGTTCGGAAGCGGATATTAACCGCCTGCGCGCTAAAATTGAACAAAAAATTCATATCATACAGTTTATTCGAACGGACGATGCGTATCGTTCCGTGTAA
- a CDS encoding DNA-directed RNA polymerase subunit omega, translated as MTNLRLEEITAKALSTAGIDRYQLAIAVAQRAKELENGAQSKLNLDLKTTKSTDLALMEIAEGLVLIKGFKQKA; from the coding sequence ATGACAAACCTTCGTCTTGAAGAGATTACCGCTAAAGCCCTCAGCACTGCCGGCATCGACCGCTACCAGCTTGCCATCGCCGTCGCACAGCGCGCGAAAGAGCTGGAAAACGGTGCCCAGAGCAAGCTCAACCTCGACCTTAAAACGACCAAGTCGACCGACCTCGCGCTGATGGAGATCGCGGAAGGCCTCGTTCTCATCAAGGGCTTCAAGCAGAAAGCCTGA
- the pyrH gene encoding UMP kinase, with protein MGQKRVLVKFSGEALAGEAGHGIDTQILNYISQEIKSLVDAGIQVGLVIGGGNIIRGVTAAKDGIIRRTAGDYMGMLATVINAVAMQEACEHAGLKVRVQTAIKMEQIAEPYIQRRAVRHLEKGRVVIFAAGTGNPFFTTDTAATLRAVEIGADVIIKATKVDGVYDRDPNQFEDAVKLDTLTYDQALHDHIKVMDDTSIALAKDNKLPIIVCDMFKQGNLLEIIGGDYTNCSIVQQ; from the coding sequence ATGGGTCAAAAACGGGTGTTGGTTAAGTTTTCAGGTGAAGCGCTGGCCGGTGAAGCCGGTCACGGGATCGACACCCAGATCCTCAATTACATCTCCCAGGAGATCAAGAGCCTCGTCGACGCGGGGATCCAGGTCGGTCTTGTCATCGGCGGCGGCAATATCATCCGCGGCGTAACGGCGGCAAAGGACGGGATCATCCGCCGTACCGCCGGTGACTACATGGGCATGCTGGCGACGGTCATTAACGCCGTGGCGATGCAGGAGGCGTGCGAGCATGCCGGATTGAAGGTAAGGGTGCAGACGGCGATCAAAATGGAACAGATCGCCGAGCCCTACATCCAGCGCCGTGCGGTCCGCCACCTGGAAAAGGGACGCGTCGTGATCTTCGCGGCGGGCACGGGGAACCCCTTCTTTACGACGGACACCGCCGCGACGCTGCGGGCGGTCGAGATCGGCGCCGATGTCATCATCAAAGCAACGAAGGTCGACGGCGTCTATGACCGGGACCCGAATCAATTCGAAGATGCCGTCAAACTGGACACCCTGACGTATGATCAGGCACTGCATGACCACATCAAGGTCATGGACGATACGTCCATCGCGCTGGCCAAGGATAACAAACTGCCGATTATCGTCTGCGACATGTTCAAGCAGGGGAACCTGCTTGAGATCATCGGCGGCGATTACACCAACTGCTCCATCGTACAGCAGTAA